Proteins from a single region of Candidatus Amarolinea dominans:
- a CDS encoding AAA family ATPase, whose product MSDSHSLPSPTQSTLADLPAWAIEGNKVFLHGPAGVGKTTLGVARLRHLLSQRGVSARRILVLTPQRSLAAPYWDALAAPALARSGSQVTVQTVGGLARSQVELYWPLIAADAGFAHPDREPVFLTLETAQYYMAGLVQPVIASGRLDAVGLSQPRIISQVLDNLNKAALVGFAHTDVARRLQRAWQHDSNRLTVYEDAQELVNAFRTFCLHNNLLDFSLQIQVFSRTLLANDWCRTQLFRSYDHLIADNLEEDTPVAHDLLKLWLPDLKSALLIYDAEAGYRVFLGADPDSAQQLQAVCTQAVALTTHYVSSDDVQALALALTRQLSTRPAPEPAPDPAPATPGVARAAFDVALRRFYPEMLDWTADTIAHLLHEDRVPAAEIAVLAPFVSDSLRFSLMDRLAQRGVPARSHRPSRELRAEPATRCLLTLASLAHPGWQLPPLAADVAQAFYLALDGLDPVRAHLLSRIVYRAKAGEAPTLTSFDIIAGKAQERITYRLGQAYEQLRRWLLAYRVEEVQALDHFLSRLFGEVLSQPGFRFHGDFDAGRVAAQLIESARKFRWAVAGVGQTPLLDMGRDYLGLVESGLIGALFVAGWQENEDAVLIAPAYTFLMRNRAVQHQFWLDVGSSGWAERLDQPLTHPYVLSRRWSEDRIWTDADEVATKQQNLYRLLVGLLRRCRTRVHLGITQWGEQGFEQQGMLVQVLQRVLGQGEKPQGVGG is encoded by the coding sequence ATGTCCGATTCTCACTCGCTGCCATCTCCCACCCAATCTACCCTGGCCGATCTGCCCGCGTGGGCCATCGAGGGCAACAAGGTCTTTCTGCACGGCCCGGCCGGCGTGGGCAAGACAACCCTGGGCGTTGCCCGCCTGCGCCATCTGTTGAGCCAACGCGGCGTCTCTGCGCGGCGTATCCTGGTGTTGACCCCCCAGCGCAGCCTGGCTGCCCCCTACTGGGACGCCCTGGCCGCGCCGGCCCTGGCGCGCAGTGGCAGTCAAGTCACCGTGCAGACCGTGGGCGGACTGGCGCGCAGCCAGGTTGAACTGTACTGGCCGCTGATTGCCGCGGATGCCGGCTTTGCCCATCCAGACCGGGAGCCTGTCTTTCTCACGTTAGAAACAGCCCAATACTACATGGCCGGGCTGGTGCAGCCGGTCATCGCCAGCGGTCGCCTGGATGCTGTGGGGCTTTCCCAGCCGCGCATCATCAGCCAGGTGCTCGACAACCTCAACAAGGCCGCGCTGGTCGGCTTTGCGCACACCGATGTGGCGCGCCGCCTGCAACGGGCCTGGCAGCACGATTCGAACCGCCTGACCGTGTACGAAGACGCGCAAGAACTGGTCAATGCCTTCCGCACGTTCTGCCTGCACAACAACCTGCTCGATTTTTCCCTGCAAATCCAGGTCTTCAGCCGCACGTTGCTCGCCAACGACTGGTGTCGTACCCAGCTCTTTCGCAGCTACGACCATCTGATCGCGGATAACCTGGAAGAGGACACGCCGGTCGCGCACGATCTGCTCAAGCTCTGGCTGCCTGACCTGAAATCGGCGCTGCTCATCTACGATGCGGAAGCCGGCTATCGGGTTTTTCTGGGCGCCGACCCGGACTCGGCGCAACAGTTGCAGGCTGTCTGTACGCAAGCGGTGGCGTTGACCACCCATTATGTCTCATCCGACGATGTGCAGGCGCTGGCATTGGCCTTGACGCGCCAGCTCAGCACGCGCCCGGCGCCGGAGCCTGCACCGGACCCCGCGCCCGCGACCCCTGGCGTTGCCCGCGCCGCGTTCGACGTGGCCCTGCGCCGCTTCTATCCCGAAATGCTCGACTGGACGGCCGATACCATCGCCCATCTGCTGCATGAAGATCGCGTGCCGGCGGCTGAGATTGCCGTCCTGGCCCCCTTTGTCAGTGATTCCCTGCGCTTCTCGTTGATGGATCGCCTGGCGCAGCGCGGCGTACCGGCCCGTTCGCATCGGCCCTCGCGCGAACTGCGCGCCGAACCGGCCACCCGCTGCCTGTTGACCCTGGCCAGCCTGGCGCACCCCGGCTGGCAATTACCGCCGCTGGCCGCGGACGTGGCGCAGGCCTTCTACCTGGCGCTGGACGGCCTTGACCCGGTGCGCGCCCATCTGCTCAGCCGCATCGTTTACCGCGCCAAAGCGGGCGAAGCGCCCACGCTCACCTCGTTCGACATCATCGCCGGCAAGGCGCAGGAGCGCATCACCTACCGGTTGGGGCAGGCCTACGAACAACTGCGCCGTTGGCTGTTGGCTTACCGGGTCGAAGAGGTGCAGGCGCTCGATCATTTTCTCAGCCGCCTGTTTGGCGAGGTGCTGAGCCAGCCCGGCTTCCGTTTTCACGGCGATTTCGACGCCGGCCGCGTGGCCGCGCAGTTGATCGAATCCGCGCGCAAGTTCCGCTGGGCGGTGGCCGGCGTCGGACAGACCCCCCTGCTCGACATGGGGCGCGATTACCTGGGCCTGGTGGAAAGCGGGCTGATCGGCGCGCTATTCGTCGCCGGCTGGCAAGAGAATGAGGACGCCGTGCTGATTGCCCCTGCCTATACCTTCTTGATGCGCAACCGTGCCGTGCAGCACCAATTCTGGCTGGATGTCGGCAGCTCCGGCTGGGCCGAGCGCCTCGATCAGCCGCTGACCCATCCCTACGTGCTCAGCCGGCGCTGGAGTGAAGACCGGATCTGGACCGATGCCGATGAGGTGGCAACCAAACAGCAGAATCTTTATCGCCTGCTGGTGGGCCTCCTGCGGCGCTGCCGCACTCGCGTTCACCTGGGTATCACGCAGTGGGGAGAGCAGGGTTTCGAGCAGCAGGGAATGCTGGTGCAGGTATTGCAGCGCGTGCTGGGGCAGGGAGAAAAACCCCAGGGGGTGGGGGGCTGA
- the dnaN gene encoding DNA polymerase III subunit beta, which translates to MRISCLQENLAKGLSIVGRAVSSRSTLPVLSNILLATDQGQLKLAATNLEIGINCWIGAKVEDEGAITVPTRILTEFVNSLPTEKIDLDLAVRTQTLNLKCARYEANFKGIDAAEFPTIPTMADRGETAVIELPPATLRQMINQVAFAASTDESRPTLTGVEVRFEEERLTMAATDGYRLARRSGGMGMIGGTRNTVIVPARTLSEVARIVSDASDERPVEVTITPTRNQIMFHVWGKTDSKGGYHQVDIVSQLLDATFPDYNAIVPRGFKTRAVLDTQAFLRTVRMAFLFARDAANAVRLQIIPADGLKPGTLTITATSAELGDNVSEMDALVEGEANEIAFNAKYLIDALSAIDTPQVALEATRSTLPGVIRPVGTGPEDYTQVIMPMQLQK; encoded by the coding sequence GTGCGTATCTCTTGTTTGCAGGAAAATCTGGCCAAAGGCCTTTCGATCGTCGGGCGAGCGGTATCCTCCCGTAGTACGCTCCCTGTTCTCAGTAATATCCTTCTCGCCACCGACCAGGGGCAATTGAAGTTGGCGGCGACCAACCTTGAAATTGGTATCAACTGCTGGATTGGCGCCAAGGTCGAGGATGAGGGAGCCATCACGGTACCCACCCGCATCCTGACCGAATTCGTCAACTCGCTGCCCACCGAAAAGATTGATCTGGACCTGGCGGTGCGCACGCAGACCCTCAACCTGAAGTGCGCGCGCTACGAGGCCAACTTCAAAGGCATTGATGCCGCCGAATTCCCTACCATTCCCACCATGGCTGACCGAGGCGAGACCGCGGTCATCGAGCTGCCGCCAGCCACCCTACGCCAGATGATCAACCAGGTTGCCTTCGCGGCTTCGACCGATGAGAGCCGCCCAACGTTGACCGGCGTCGAGGTGCGCTTCGAAGAAGAACGCCTGACCATGGCCGCGACCGATGGCTACCGCCTGGCACGACGCAGCGGCGGCATGGGGATGATCGGGGGCACGCGCAACACGGTGATCGTCCCGGCGCGCACCCTCAGTGAAGTGGCGCGCATCGTGAGCGACGCCAGCGACGAGCGCCCGGTTGAGGTCACCATCACACCCACGCGTAATCAGATCATGTTTCACGTCTGGGGCAAGACCGACAGCAAGGGCGGCTATCACCAGGTTGACATTGTCAGCCAATTGCTCGATGCCACCTTCCCCGACTACAACGCCATTGTCCCGCGCGGCTTCAAGACCCGCGCCGTGTTAGACACCCAGGCGTTCTTGCGCACGGTGCGGATGGCCTTCCTGTTCGCCCGCGACGCGGCCAACGCCGTGCGCCTGCAAATCATACCGGCCGACGGCCTGAAGCCCGGCACCTTGACCATCACCGCAACCTCGGCCGAGCTGGGCGACAATGTCAGTGAGATGGACGCGTTGGTCGAAGGTGAGGCCAACGAGATCGCTTTCAATGCCAAGTACCTGATTGACGCCTTGTCTGCCATTGACACCCCCCAGGTAGCGCTGGAAGCCACCCGCTCAACGTTGCCCGGCGTGATTCGCCCGGTGGGCACCGGCCCTGAAGACTACACCCAGGTCATCATGCCGATGCAGTTGCAAAAGTAA